The following proteins are encoded in a genomic region of Arachis stenosperma cultivar V10309 chromosome 4, arast.V10309.gnm1.PFL2, whole genome shotgun sequence:
- the LOC130975025 gene encoding uncharacterized protein LOC130975025, producing the protein MVINVFKSMQHPPEQENYMKVDMIESLVEEMLEATCHKQQEEKVVEISSEDKEKEKPKQELKPLPPYLKYVFLGEEETLPVIINSSLNMEEETRLIKVLKAHKTALGWTIKDIKGISPAICMHKILLEEESKPMVQPQRRLNPTMKEVVQKEVIKLWNAGIIFPIFDSSWVSPVQVVPKKGGMTVITNEKNELIPTRTVTGWRMCIDYRRLNDATRKDHFPLPFIDQMLERLADHAYYCFLDGHSGYNQIVVDPKDQEKTAFTCPFGVFAYRRMPFGLCNALATFQRWIVLGYKVSYKGIEVDKAKIEIIEKLPIPVNVKAVRSFLGHAGFYRRFIKDFSKIAKPLSNLLVIDNPFIIDSNCKHAFETLKRKLITAPIITPPDWNLPFELMCDASDLAIGAVLGQKKNKLHHVIYYASKVLNETQKNYTTTEKELLAIDSKPRLIRWVLLLQEFDIEITDRKESENQVAGHLSRVPQEANQDKPQQVNENFPDEHLFQVQQAPWFADIANYKVGRKIPKKFTKQQIKKLLNEAKKFLWDEPFLFRRCSDGVIRKCVLEGEMSNILWHCHGSAYGGHFGPERTAAKAGGLTRRNEMPQNYILEVELFDLWGIDFMGPFHPSYSFKYGVPKGLVSDGGGHFCNRQMEKLLHKYGVIHKVATLYHPQTNGQAELTNRELKRILEKIVEATRKDWAKKLEDALWAYRTAFKTPIGKSPFQLLYGKSCHLPVELEHRAFRATKLLNLDSQAAGEKRLLQLNELDEFRLEAYESAKIYKERAKRWHDKKIIKKEFKPGQQVLVYNSRLKIFPG; encoded by the exons ATGGTCATCAATGTCTTCAAATCAATGCAACACCCCCCTGAACAAGAAAACTACATGAAGGTGGATATGATAGAAAGTTTGGTGGAGGAAATGTTAGAAGCCACTTGTCATAAGCAACAGGAAGAGAAAGTAGTAGAAATTTCCAGTGAAGACAAGGAGAAAGAGAAGCCAAAACAGGAGTTGAAGCCTCTCCCCCCTTACCTCAAATATGTGTTCCTGGGAGAAGAAGAGACCCTACCAGTGATCATTAACTCCTCCTTAAATATGGAAGAAGAGACAAGGCTGATTAAAGTGTTGAAAGCCCACAAAACAGCCTTGGGTTGGACAATTAAGGATATCaaaggcattagcccagccattTGTATGCATAAAATTTTGTTGGAAGAAGAATCAAAGCCTATGgttcaaccccaaagaagactcaacccaaccatgaaggaggtggttcAAAAAGAAGTCATAAAGTTATGGAATGCTGGAATAATTTTTCCAATCTTTGACAGCTCATGGGTGAGCCCGGTTCAAGTTGTACCAAAAAAGGGAGGAATGACGGTCATCACcaatgagaagaatgagttGATCCCTACTAGAACAGTGactgggtggaggatgtgcatagactatagaaGATTGAATGATGCCACAAGGAAAGATCATTTTCCTCTcccattcattgatcagatgctggAAAGATTGGCCGACCATGCctattattgcttcttggatgGGCATTCCGGGTACAATCAAATCGTGGTGGACCCcaaggaccaagaaaagactgCCTTCACATGTCCATTTGGAGTTTTTGCATACAGGAGGATGCCCTTTGGGCTATGCAACGCCCTAGCCACAtttcagaggt GGATAGTTCTTGGATATAAAGTATCATAcaagggtatagaagttgatAAAGCCAAAATAGAAATTATTGAAAAACTTCCTATACCCGTTAATGTGAAAGCAGTAAGGAGTTTTCTTGGGCATGCGGGTTTCTATAGAAGGTTCATCAAAGATTTCTCAAAAATAGCAAAGCCATTGAGCAATTTGCTAGTGATTGACAACCCTTTCATCATTGATAGCAACTGTAAGCATGCCTTTGAAACCTTAAAGAGAAAACTcatcacagcaccaatcatcacaccccctgATTGGAACTTGCCTTTTGAActtatgtgtgatgcaagtgaccTTGCTATTGGTGCTGTGCTAggacaaaagaaaaacaagttgcaccatgtcatatattatgccaGCAAAGTGTTAAATGAAACACAGAAAAATTATACCACCACTGAAAAGGAGCTTTTAGCAATT GATTCAAAACCAAGGCTTATTAGGTGGGTGCTGCTgctacaagaatttgatattgaaaTAACAGATAGGAAGGAAAgtgagaatcaagtagcaggtCATTTATCAAGAGTGCCACAAGAAGCCAATCAAGACAAACCACAGCAAGTAAATGAGAATTTCCCTGATGAACACCTTTTCCAAGTTCAACAAGCACCTTGGTTTGCTGACATAGCAAATTATAAAGTTGGAAGAAAGATTCCCAAGAAATTCACCAAGCAACAAATCAAGAAGCTACTCAATGAAGCAAAGAAATTTCTATGGGACGAACCATTCTTATTCAGACGGTGTTCAGATGGAGTGATAAGGAAATGTGTCCTGGAAGGTGAAATGAGCAACATTCTGTGGCACTGTCACGGTTCAGCttatggagggcattttgggcCCGAAAGAACAGCAGCCAAG GCTGGAGGTTTGacaagaaggaatgagatgcctcaaaactATATCCTGGAAGTGGAGCTGTTTGACCTctggggcattgatttcatgggccCATTTCACCCTTCTTACTCTTTTAA GTATGGAGTACCTAAAGGATTGGTGAGCGATGGCGGTGGTCACTTCTGCAACAGACAGATGGAGAAGCTACTTCATAAGTATGGAGTGATACATAAAGTGGCTACACTTTACCATCCACAGACCAACGGTCAGGCAGAACTTACCAATAGGGAGTTGAAGAGAATTTTGGAGAAGATAGTGGAAGCTactagaaaggattgggctaaAAAACtggaagatgcactttgggcatacaggacagcatTCAAGACACCTATTGGGAAGTCCCCCTTTCAGCTATTGTATGGCAAATCTTGtcacctccctgtagagcttgaacataGAGCTTTTAGGGCCACTAAACTTCTCAACCTTGATTCCCAAGCTGCAGGAGAGAAAAGGCTATTACAACTAAATGAGTTGGACGAATTTAGGCTAGAAGCTTATGAAAGTGCTAAGATATATAAGGAAAGAGCTAAGAGGTGGCATGATAAGAAGATCATAAAGAAGGAATTCAAGCCAGGACAGCAAGTGCTCGTGTACAATTCAAGACTTAAGATATTTCCTGGCTAA